In Haemorhous mexicanus isolate bHaeMex1 chromosome 6, bHaeMex1.pri, whole genome shotgun sequence, a single window of DNA contains:
- the FOS gene encoding protein c-Fos isoform X2, translating to MMYQGFAGEYEAPSSRCSSASPAGDSLTYYPSPADSFSSMGSPVNPQDFCTDLAASSASFVPTVTAISTSPDLQWLVQPTLISSVAPSQSRGHPYGVSAAAPTTSYSRPAVLKAPGGRGQSIGRRGKVEQLSPEEEEKRRIRRERNKMAAAKCRNRRRELTDTLQAETDQLEEEKSALQAEIANLLKEKEKLEFILAAHRPACKMPEELCFSEELAAASAATALDLGTPSPPMTEEAAFALPLMPEAPPAVPPKETSSSGLELKAEPFDELLFSTGPREASRSVPDMDLPGASFYPSDWESLTAGTSGELEPLCTPVVTCTPCPSTYTSTFVFTYPEAEAFPSCAAAHRKGSSSNEPSSDSLSSPTLLAL from the exons ATGATGTATCAGGGCTTCGCCGGAGAGTACGAGGCGCCGTCCTCCCGCTGCAGCAGCGCTTCCCCGGCCGGGGACAGCCTCACCTATTACCCCTCCCCGGCGGACTCATTCTCGAGCATGGGCTCGCCTGTCAACCCCCAG GACTTCTGCACCGACCTGGCCGCCTCCAGCGCCAGCTTTGTGCCTACGGTGACGGCTATCTCCACCAGCCCCGACCTGCagtggctggtgcagcccacTCTCATCTCTTCAGTGGCCCCCTCCCAGAGTCGCGGGCACCCCTACGGCGTCTCGGCGGCCGCCCCCACCACCTCCTACTCCCGCCCCGCAGTGCTGAAGGCGCCGGGCGGCCGCGGACAGAGCATCGGCCGCCGGGGCAAAGTCGAACAG ctgtccccggaggaggaggaaaagagaaggatcCGCCGGGAACGGAACAAGATGGCAGCGGCCAAGTGCCGCAACCGGCGGCGGGAGCTCACCGACACGCTGCAGGCG gaGACCGaccagctggaggaggagaagtcCGCGCTGCAGGCGGAGATTGCTAACCtgctgaaggagaaggagaagctggAGTTTATCCTGGCGGCCCACCGGCCCGCCTGCAAGATGCCCGAGGAGTTGTGCTTCTCcgaggagctggcagctgccagcGCTGCTACCGCGCTGgacctgggcacccccagcccccccatgACCGAGGAGGCTGCCTTTGCTCTGCCGCTGATGCCTGAAGCGCCGCCGGCCGTGCCGCCCAAGGAGACCAGCAGCAGCGGGCTGGAGCTCAAGGCTGAGCCCTTCGACGAGCTGCTCTTCTCCACGGGGCCGCGGGAGGCCTCCCGCTCTGTGCCCGACATGGACCTGCCCGGGGCCTCCTTCTACCCGTCGGACTGGGAGTCGCTGACTGCCGGGACCAGCGGTgagctggagcccctctgcacCCCTGTGGTGACCTGCACCCCGTGTCCCAGCACCTACACCTCCACTTTCGTCTTCACCTACCCCGAGGCAGAAgccttccccagctgtgccGCCGCGCACcggaagggcagcagcagcaatgagcCCTCGTCTGACTCCCTCAGCTCCCCCACCCTGCTGGCTTTGTGA
- the FOS gene encoding protein c-Fos isoform X1: MMYQGFAGEYEAPSSRCSSASPAGDSLTYYPSPADSFSSMGSPVNPQDFCTDLAASSASFVPTVTAISTSPDLQWLVQPTLISSVAPSQSRGHPYGVSAAAPTTSYSRPAVLKAPGGRGQSIGRRGKVEQQLSPEEEEKRRIRRERNKMAAAKCRNRRRELTDTLQAETDQLEEEKSALQAEIANLLKEKEKLEFILAAHRPACKMPEELCFSEELAAASAATALDLGTPSPPMTEEAAFALPLMPEAPPAVPPKETSSSGLELKAEPFDELLFSTGPREASRSVPDMDLPGASFYPSDWESLTAGTSGELEPLCTPVVTCTPCPSTYTSTFVFTYPEAEAFPSCAAAHRKGSSSNEPSSDSLSSPTLLAL, translated from the exons ATGATGTATCAGGGCTTCGCCGGAGAGTACGAGGCGCCGTCCTCCCGCTGCAGCAGCGCTTCCCCGGCCGGGGACAGCCTCACCTATTACCCCTCCCCGGCGGACTCATTCTCGAGCATGGGCTCGCCTGTCAACCCCCAG GACTTCTGCACCGACCTGGCCGCCTCCAGCGCCAGCTTTGTGCCTACGGTGACGGCTATCTCCACCAGCCCCGACCTGCagtggctggtgcagcccacTCTCATCTCTTCAGTGGCCCCCTCCCAGAGTCGCGGGCACCCCTACGGCGTCTCGGCGGCCGCCCCCACCACCTCCTACTCCCGCCCCGCAGTGCTGAAGGCGCCGGGCGGCCGCGGACAGAGCATCGGCCGCCGGGGCAAAGTCGAACAG cagctgtccccggaggaggaggaaaagagaaggatcCGCCGGGAACGGAACAAGATGGCAGCGGCCAAGTGCCGCAACCGGCGGCGGGAGCTCACCGACACGCTGCAGGCG gaGACCGaccagctggaggaggagaagtcCGCGCTGCAGGCGGAGATTGCTAACCtgctgaaggagaaggagaagctggAGTTTATCCTGGCGGCCCACCGGCCCGCCTGCAAGATGCCCGAGGAGTTGTGCTTCTCcgaggagctggcagctgccagcGCTGCTACCGCGCTGgacctgggcacccccagcccccccatgACCGAGGAGGCTGCCTTTGCTCTGCCGCTGATGCCTGAAGCGCCGCCGGCCGTGCCGCCCAAGGAGACCAGCAGCAGCGGGCTGGAGCTCAAGGCTGAGCCCTTCGACGAGCTGCTCTTCTCCACGGGGCCGCGGGAGGCCTCCCGCTCTGTGCCCGACATGGACCTGCCCGGGGCCTCCTTCTACCCGTCGGACTGGGAGTCGCTGACTGCCGGGACCAGCGGTgagctggagcccctctgcacCCCTGTGGTGACCTGCACCCCGTGTCCCAGCACCTACACCTCCACTTTCGTCTTCACCTACCCCGAGGCAGAAgccttccccagctgtgccGCCGCGCACcggaagggcagcagcagcaatgagcCCTCGTCTGACTCCCTCAGCTCCCCCACCCTGCTGGCTTTGTGA